The Egibacteraceae bacterium genome includes a window with the following:
- a CDS encoding transcriptional regulator produces MTDYQQRLGDRLRAIRQQQGLTLQQVEEISGGRWKAVVVGSYERGDRAVSVAKLAELGEFYNVPVSELLPKEEAAAAPAPSGDPSKVMLDLRRLAQPDLDPDLRPVSRFAHTIQLQRGDFNGSVLTIRGEDLRALSVVFGTAPEELVDRLQGEGLLADVR; encoded by the coding sequence GTGACGGACTACCAACAGCGTCTCGGGGACCGGCTCCGCGCGATCCGGCAGCAGCAGGGTCTCACGCTCCAGCAGGTGGAGGAGATCTCCGGCGGCCGGTGGAAGGCCGTCGTCGTCGGATCCTACGAGCGGGGCGACCGCGCGGTGTCCGTCGCGAAGCTCGCCGAGCTCGGCGAGTTCTACAACGTGCCCGTGTCGGAGCTGCTGCCGAAGGAGGAGGCCGCGGCCGCCCCGGCCCCCTCCGGGGACCCGAGCAAGGTCATGCTCGACCTCCGGCGGCTCGCCCAACCCGACCTTGACCCTGACCTTCGGCCCGTGTCCCGCTTCGCCCACACCATCCAGCTGCAGCGCGGCGACTTCAATGGCAGCGTCCTGACGATCCGGGGGGAGGACCTGCGCGCACTTTCCGTCGTCTTCGGCACAGCACCCGAAGAGCTCGTCGACCGTCTCCAGGGCGAGGGGCTGCTTGCCGACGTGCGGTGA
- a CDS encoding GNAT family N-acetyltransferase encodes MSAPTAPGAARLRRGDADRLRALLESGFGGTCEPLMHQHLLDALDRGDHSRFVVWPPADPVGVLYLGVSGSVIVAGDPGAGAALAGAAERTDWRVLLGDAELCRALLDASSQGFFRRRHSAREQRFMATTAPAAPSRMHGLRLADAGELDRLTDFACRLHVEDRMGPPISRAGRVAVRARMHDSIAAGATWVVERDGQAVGKVDVPLYSRRRGAQVAGVYVDEAWRGRGLASQAVGALAASLLEAGLPSVTLHVRADNTPAMRAYRRGGFTDRGPWLLALR; translated from the coding sequence GTGAGCGCCCCCACCGCGCCGGGCGCGGCCCGCCTCCGCCGGGGCGACGCCGACCGCCTGCGCGCGTTGCTCGAGTCGGGTTTCGGCGGCACCTGCGAGCCGCTCATGCACCAGCACCTCCTCGACGCGCTCGACCGCGGGGACCACTCCCGCTTCGTCGTGTGGCCGCCGGCCGACCCGGTCGGCGTGCTCTACCTCGGCGTGTCGGGGTCGGTGATCGTCGCGGGTGACCCCGGCGCGGGCGCGGCCCTCGCCGGCGCCGCGGAACGGACCGACTGGCGGGTGCTGCTCGGCGACGCCGAGCTCTGCCGCGCCCTGCTCGACGCGAGCTCGCAGGGCTTCTTCCGCCGCCGCCACTCGGCGCGCGAGCAGCGGTTCATGGCGACGACCGCGCCGGCGGCCCCCTCCCGCATGCACGGGTTGCGCCTCGCCGACGCCGGCGAGCTCGACCGGCTTACCGACTTCGCCTGCCGCCTTCATGTCGAGGACCGCATGGGGCCCCCGATCTCGCGGGCCGGCCGGGTCGCGGTGCGCGCGCGGATGCACGACAGCATCGCGGCGGGCGCCACCTGGGTGGTGGAGCGAGACGGTCAGGCCGTCGGCAAGGTCGACGTCCCCCTGTACTCCCGCCGGCGAGGGGCGCAGGTGGCCGGCGTGTACGTCGACGAGGCGTGGCGGGGGCGGGGGCTCGCCTCCCAGGCCGTCGGGGCGCTCGCGGCCTCGCTGCTCGAAGCGGGTCTTCCGAGCGTCACCCTGCACGTGCGCGCGGACAACACGCCGGCAATGCGGGCCTACCGGCGGGGGGGATTCACCGACCGGGGACCGTGGCTGCTCGCGCTGCGCTGA
- the tsaD gene encoding tRNA (adenosine(37)-N6)-threonylcarbamoyltransferase complex transferase subunit TsaD — translation MLVLGIETSCDETAAALVADGVTVRANVIGSQVEQHRPFGGVVPEIAARAHLELLLPVLDRTLVEGGATYDDIEGVAVTVGPGLIGALLVGVAAAKSLALAQDVPLIGVNHLEGHVFAAQLEYGLLEPPVVALVVSGGHTSLVLLDVDGGFTTLGATIDDAAGEAYDKIARFLGLDYPGGPEIDRLAQHGDPEAIAFPRALLRRDDYDFSLSGLKTAVVRELRRRQGAGQEISVPDVAASFQEAIVDVQVHKTLAAAREHGVEQVAVVGGVAANSRLRARMAEACEQARVRLLAPSPGLCTDNGAMIAAAGWNRLVAGERSPLDVAADPGLAFSGPRG, via the coding sequence ATGCTCGTGCTCGGGATCGAGACGTCGTGCGACGAGACCGCGGCCGCCCTCGTCGCCGACGGCGTGACGGTGCGGGCCAACGTCATCGGCTCCCAGGTCGAGCAGCACCGGCCCTTCGGCGGGGTGGTGCCCGAGATCGCCGCCCGCGCGCACCTCGAGCTGCTCCTGCCGGTGCTCGACCGCACCCTCGTCGAGGGCGGAGCGACCTACGACGACATCGAGGGCGTGGCGGTCACCGTCGGGCCGGGGCTGATCGGCGCGCTGCTCGTCGGGGTCGCGGCGGCGAAGTCCCTCGCGCTCGCCCAGGACGTGCCGCTCATCGGCGTGAACCACCTCGAGGGCCACGTCTTCGCCGCGCAGCTCGAGTACGGACTGCTCGAACCGCCGGTTGTCGCGCTCGTCGTGAGCGGGGGGCACACGAGCCTCGTCCTGCTCGACGTCGACGGCGGCTTCACGACGCTCGGCGCCACGATCGACGACGCGGCCGGCGAGGCCTACGACAAGATCGCGAGGTTCCTCGGCCTCGACTACCCGGGAGGGCCGGAGATCGACCGGCTCGCGCAGCACGGCGACCCGGAGGCCATCGCCTTTCCCCGCGCGCTGCTGCGGCGCGACGACTACGACTTCTCGCTGTCGGGGTTGAAGACCGCCGTGGTGCGGGAATTGCGCAGGCGCCAGGGCGCCGGCCAGGAGATCTCCGTCCCCGACGTCGCCGCGTCGTTCCAGGAGGCCATCGTCGACGTGCAGGTCCACAAGACCCTCGCCGCGGCACGCGAGCACGGTGTCGAGCAGGTCGCGGTGGTGGGTGGGGTGGCGGCGAACAGCCGGCTGCGCGCCCGCATGGCGGAGGCCTGCGAGCAGGCGCGGGTGCGGCTGCTCGCGCCGTCCCCCGGCCTGTGCACGGACAACGGGGCGATGATCGCCGCGGCGGGCTGGAACCGCCTCGTGGCCGGGGAGCGCTCGCCGCTCGACGTCGCCGCCGATCCCGGACTGGCCTTCTCGGGGCCGCGCGGGTGA
- a CDS encoding GNAT family N-acetyltransferase gives MIAQLTRHPLDDVVVVPMRRRHLRAVLGIERRAYPRPWSPALFVAELERRDTRRYLVALAPRRGPGALGQLRPGREVVGYAGLILEPVPRGEPRTPEAVIQGGEAHVTTVAVDPRHHRRKLATRLLLALLTEARRAGAPAATLEVRVANRGAQRLYAAFGFVPVGVRPGYYAETGEDALVMWAHDLQGQEMAARLAVQAARLGEPGGASGAPDLHVPWVQGRIGLHDPSRDDGTAG, from the coding sequence GTGATCGCCCAGCTCACGCGCCACCCGCTCGACGACGTCGTCGTCGTGCCCATGCGGCGGCGCCACCTGCGCGCGGTGCTCGGCATCGAGCGCCGGGCCTACCCGCGGCCGTGGTCGCCCGCGCTGTTCGTCGCCGAGCTCGAGCGCCGCGACACCCGCCGCTATCTCGTCGCCCTCGCCCCCCGCCGGGGCCCCGGCGCGCTCGGGCAGCTGCGCCCCGGCCGGGAGGTCGTCGGCTACGCGGGCCTCATCCTCGAGCCGGTCCCGCGAGGTGAGCCCCGCACACCGGAGGCGGTGATCCAGGGCGGCGAGGCGCACGTGACGACGGTCGCGGTGGACCCGCGCCACCACCGGCGCAAGCTCGCCACCCGCCTGCTGCTCGCCCTGCTCACCGAGGCGCGGCGGGCGGGCGCCCCCGCGGCCACCCTCGAGGTCCGGGTGGCCAACCGCGGCGCCCAGCGCCTCTACGCCGCGTTCGGGTTCGTGCCCGTCGGGGTGCGTCCCGGGTACTACGCGGAGACGGGGGAGGACGCGCTCGTCATGTGGGCGCACGACCTCCAGGGTCAGGAGATGGCCGCGCGCCTGGCCGTCCAGGCGGCGCGTCTCGGGGAGCCGGGCGGGGCCAGCGGCGCGCCCGACCTCCACGTCCCCTGGGTGCAGGGCCGCATCGGGCTGCACGACCCGTCGCGCGACGACGGCACGGCGGGGTAG
- the tsaB gene encoding tRNA (adenosine(37)-N6)-threonylcarbamoyltransferase complex dimerization subunit type 1 TsaB: MLVLGLETSTPQSSVCLATEHEVLAAATLGRPRAHAEFLAPAVDFCLRQAAVDVSAVSGVAVSLGPGLYTGMRVGIATAQALAHARSLPVVGLSSLDLLAFSVRYVRRLVCSVLDARRGEVFWGFYRSAPGGVQRVSELRVGAPGKLAAEVEAMREDVLAVGDGAIAAAGELQSAGAEVCTSPSLAYPSAKCLVELALPRFLREDTRRPEELRPIYLRQADARVNWQERGALFGGKAAGAAGAHA; the protein is encoded by the coding sequence ATGCTGGTTCTCGGCTTGGAGACGTCCACCCCGCAGTCGAGCGTCTGCCTCGCGACCGAGCATGAGGTCCTCGCCGCGGCGACGCTCGGGCGCCCGCGGGCCCACGCCGAGTTCCTCGCCCCGGCGGTCGACTTCTGCCTGCGCCAGGCCGCGGTCGACGTCAGTGCCGTGTCGGGCGTCGCGGTGAGCCTGGGGCCGGGCCTGTACACCGGGATGCGGGTGGGCATCGCAACCGCGCAGGCGCTCGCCCACGCCCGCAGCCTGCCGGTGGTCGGCCTTTCGTCCCTCGACCTGCTCGCCTTCTCCGTCCGCTACGTGCGCCGTCTCGTGTGCAGCGTCCTCGACGCGCGGCGGGGTGAGGTGTTCTGGGGCTTCTACCGCAGCGCTCCGGGCGGGGTGCAACGGGTCAGTGAGCTGCGGGTCGGCGCCCCGGGGAAGCTGGCCGCCGAGGTCGAGGCGATGCGGGAGGACGTGCTCGCCGTGGGCGACGGGGCGATCGCCGCGGCCGGCGAGCTGCAGTCGGCCGGTGCGGAGGTCTGCACCTCCCCCTCCCTCGCGTACCCGTCCGCGAAGTGCCTCGTGGAGCTCGCGCTGCCGCGGTTCCTGCGGGAGGACACCCGGCGCCCCGAGGAGCTCCGGCCGATCTACCTGCGGCAGGCCGACGCCCGGGTGAACTGGCAGGAGCGGGGTGCGCTGTTCGGCGGCAAGGCGGCGGGCGCCGCGGGGGCCCACGCGTGA
- the tsaE gene encoding tRNA (adenosine(37)-N6)-threonylcarbamoyltransferase complex ATPase subunit type 1 TsaE, which produces MPEPSQLVELVTATPADTQAVAEAVARTLRPGDIVSLTGELGAGKTCFVQGAARGLGVTERVTSPSFVLRREYAGRVPVLHLDIYRLDALSEVADLGYEDALEGSRVTFIEWGDAMAPLLPAEHLVIELRVEEVTSAGGVLPVCEPRRIVVRPHGDDWARRLSGLAADLLPWTRHEES; this is translated from the coding sequence GTGCCCGAGCCAAGTCAGCTCGTCGAGCTCGTCACCGCCACTCCGGCGGATACGCAGGCGGTCGCCGAGGCGGTCGCGCGTACGCTGCGCCCGGGCGACATCGTCTCGCTCACCGGCGAGCTCGGCGCCGGCAAGACCTGCTTCGTGCAGGGCGCGGCCCGCGGGCTCGGGGTCACCGAGCGGGTCACGAGCCCGTCCTTCGTGCTCCGCCGTGAGTACGCGGGACGCGTGCCGGTGCTGCACCTCGACATCTACCGGCTCGACGCGCTCAGCGAGGTCGCCGACCTCGGCTACGAGGACGCGCTCGAGGGCTCCCGCGTGACGTTCATCGAGTGGGGCGACGCGATGGCGCCCCTGCTGCCCGCCGAGCACCTCGTGATCGAGCTGCGCGTCGAGGAGGTGACCAGCGCAGGCGGGGTGCTGCCGGTGTGCGAGCCACGGCGTATCGTGGTGCGGCCCCACGGCGACGACTGGGCACGACGCCTCTCCGGCCTGGCCGCCGACCTCCTGCCGTGGACGCGACACGAGGAGTCGTGA
- a CDS encoding enoyl-CoA hydratase: protein MAKTRLDARDDGVRLLTLTDPDRRNAMGPQMAAELVAACERLQADARARALVVAGEGPAFCAGADLPALFGDPERGIVDTHDELRRYYAAFLAVRALPFPTIAAVHGPAVGAGLNLALACDLRVAGPSAAFGATFARIGLHPGGGCTWFLVEALGAPRALRTLLLGETLDAERAVAWGLAEGPVAEAREEALHLADRIAAVDPGLARHIKRGVGVAVETRDLGAVLEYEAWAQAASASSPTLQEWVARFRRD from the coding sequence ATGGCAAAGACCCGCCTCGACGCGCGCGACGACGGCGTGCGCCTGCTCACCCTCACCGACCCGGATCGCCGCAACGCCATGGGCCCGCAGATGGCCGCCGAGCTCGTCGCGGCATGCGAGCGGCTCCAGGCCGACGCGCGGGCGCGGGCGCTCGTGGTCGCCGGGGAGGGGCCGGCCTTCTGCGCGGGCGCGGACCTGCCCGCCCTGTTCGGCGATCCCGAGCGCGGGATCGTGGACACCCACGACGAGCTGCGGCGCTACTACGCGGCCTTCCTCGCGGTGCGGGCGCTGCCCTTCCCCACCATCGCCGCGGTGCACGGTCCCGCCGTCGGTGCGGGACTCAACCTCGCCCTCGCCTGCGACCTGCGCGTCGCCGGCCCCAGCGCGGCCTTCGGCGCGACGTTCGCGCGCATCGGCCTGCACCCGGGGGGCGGCTGCACCTGGTTCCTCGTCGAGGCCCTCGGCGCCCCTCGCGCGCTGCGCACGCTGCTGCTCGGGGAGACGCTCGACGCCGAACGGGCCGTCGCCTGGGGGCTCGCGGAGGGGCCCGTGGCGGAAGCCCGCGAGGAGGCGCTCCATCTCGCGGACCGGATCGCCGCCGTGGACCCCGGCCTCGCGCGCCACATCAAGCGCGGCGTCGGCGTCGCGGTGGAGACCCGCGACCTCGGTGCGGTCCTCGAGTACGAGGCATGGGCGCAGGCCGCCTCCGCGTCCTCCCCGACGCTGCAGGAGTGGGTGGCGCGGTTCCGCAGGGACTGA
- a CDS encoding P1 family peptidase: MALGVHGVRVGCWTHATHHTGCTVIVAPGGALGAAAVRGGAPGTREVAALGATGSVRECHAIVLSGGSAFGLATADGVVDWCEARGIGYDKTVARIPIVGGAIVFDLREPGAPRPGRDAGWAACEAATEDDPPMGSVGVGAGCTVGKAAGIRYGSKGGQGWDVARGGGVTVGALVAVNPLGDVLDEQGAVLAGSRAPDDVARFPLGWAPTAPDTAEAPAVADEAPDGNTVIGCLVTDARLTKPDAVRAADLAHSGIARAVTPAHTTFDGDALFLLATQRVPATVDLVAHLGAQAVAGAIRAGVRHATGIPGFPADPRAAR; this comes from the coding sequence GTGGCGCTGGGGGTGCACGGGGTCCGGGTCGGGTGCTGGACGCACGCGACCCATCACACGGGCTGCACGGTCATCGTCGCGCCCGGCGGCGCGCTCGGGGCGGCGGCGGTGCGCGGCGGGGCGCCGGGCACCCGAGAGGTCGCCGCGCTCGGCGCCACGGGCAGCGTGCGGGAGTGCCACGCGATCGTGCTGTCGGGTGGCAGCGCGTTCGGCCTCGCAACGGCCGACGGGGTCGTCGACTGGTGCGAGGCGCGCGGCATCGGCTACGACAAGACCGTCGCCCGCATCCCCATCGTCGGCGGGGCGATCGTGTTCGACCTCCGGGAGCCCGGCGCACCCCGCCCGGGCCGCGACGCGGGCTGGGCCGCATGCGAGGCGGCGACCGAGGACGACCCCCCGATGGGCTCGGTCGGCGTCGGCGCCGGCTGCACGGTGGGCAAGGCTGCGGGGATCCGGTACGGGTCGAAGGGGGGGCAGGGCTGGGACGTGGCGCGGGGCGGCGGCGTGACCGTCGGCGCGCTCGTGGCGGTGAACCCCCTCGGCGACGTGCTCGACGAGCAGGGCGCGGTGCTCGCCGGCAGCCGCGCGCCCGACGACGTCGCGCGCTTCCCACTTGGCTGGGCGCCCACCGCGCCGGACACCGCCGAGGCGCCGGCGGTGGCCGACGAGGCGCCCGACGGCAACACCGTGATCGGCTGCCTGGTCACCGACGCGCGGCTCACCAAGCCCGACGCGGTGCGCGCCGCCGACCTCGCTCACTCCGGCATCGCCCGGGCGGTCACGCCGGCGCACACGACGTTCGACGGGGACGCGCTCTTCCTGCTCGCCACCCAGCGGGTGCCGGCGACCGTGGACCTCGTGGCCCACCTCGGCGCGCAGGCCGTCGCCGGGGCGATCCGCGCCGGCGTCCGTCACGCCACCGGCATCCCCGGGTTCCCCGCCGACCCGCGCGCCGCCCGCTGA
- a CDS encoding alpha/beta hydrolase, which yields MRAGRRLLTTAAVAGAATGGAVLGWLAERRAAADMRDGSDPEAVELARAVTGRPRQVTAADGTRLHAEILGPDDAPAIVLAHGYTMTQDAWHYQRRDLSEEFRVVSYDQRGHGASAEAETGDYTMDALASDLAAVIERCVPPGERVVVAGHSLGAMSALALAKEHGELLGPRVAGLALVSTSGADIIGGVLGGAAAVATNALPAVADALLPRLVGMPGPLGARPSDFTFLLIRAISLSPNASPAHVAFTERLSMGCPSAVRAALIPAFTSLDLTDAARGVSVPALVISGDLDRLTPPSGARQLAELLPDARLVELQGVGHMAPLEAHEAVTAHLRAFARRVLTLPDAR from the coding sequence ATGAGGGCCGGCCGCAGACTGCTCACCACCGCAGCCGTCGCCGGCGCCGCCACCGGTGGGGCGGTGCTCGGGTGGCTGGCCGAGCGGCGGGCCGCCGCGGACATGCGCGACGGCAGCGACCCCGAGGCGGTCGAGCTCGCCAGGGCGGTCACCGGCCGTCCCCGGCAGGTGACCGCGGCCGACGGCACCCGCCTGCACGCCGAGATCCTCGGGCCCGACGACGCGCCGGCGATCGTGCTCGCGCACGGCTACACGATGACCCAGGACGCCTGGCACTACCAGCGCCGGGACCTCTCCGAGGAGTTCCGGGTCGTGAGCTACGACCAGCGCGGGCACGGCGCGAGCGCGGAGGCCGAGACGGGCGACTACACCATGGACGCGCTCGCGAGTGACCTCGCGGCCGTCATCGAGCGGTGCGTGCCGCCCGGCGAGCGGGTGGTGGTCGCCGGTCACTCGTTGGGGGCGATGAGCGCGCTCGCCCTCGCGAAGGAACACGGCGAGCTGCTCGGGCCCCGTGTCGCGGGGCTCGCGCTCGTGAGCACGTCGGGAGCCGACATCATCGGCGGCGTCCTCGGCGGCGCCGCGGCGGTGGCCACGAACGCGTTGCCCGCGGTGGCCGACGCGCTGCTGCCCCGCCTCGTCGGGATGCCCGGACCGCTCGGGGCACGCCCGAGCGACTTCACGTTCCTGCTCATCCGCGCGATCTCCCTGTCGCCGAACGCCTCACCCGCGCACGTCGCGTTCACCGAGCGGTTGTCGATGGGCTGTCCGTCGGCGGTGCGGGCGGCGCTCATCCCCGCGTTCACCTCGCTCGACCTCACCGACGCCGCCCGCGGCGTGTCGGTGCCGGCCCTCGTGATCTCCGGCGACCTCGACCGCCTCACGCCCCCCTCGGGGGCGCGTCAGCTGGCGGAGCTGCTGCCCGACGCGCGCCTGGTCGAGCTGCAGGGCGTCGGGCACATGGCGCCCCTCGAGGCGCACGAGGCGGTGACCGCGCACCTGCGCGCCTTCGCCCGCCGGGTCCTCACCCTCCCCGACGCGCGATGA
- the alr gene encoding alanine racemase, translating into MSDLRVRSARAAPPGQRPTWVEVDLAAISANVAALKAQAAAPRLMAVVKADGYGHGIAPAARAALSGGADWLAVALVEEGRALRDAGIDAQVLVLAEPPPAAAGALLDAGLVASVYTPAFTDALDAAAAERGTPAAVHVKLDTGMRRVGVPADDWEDALRRVRDAAWLRPVGLWSHFAVADEPDHPYIARQSAAFRRGLDLAAALGLRPELVHLCNSAGTLHLPDDHYDMVRPGLSVYGLEPAPGLASSTPLRPALTWYSRLALVKRVARGEPVSYGLRWSPERDTLVATVPAGYADGVTRALTNRGEVLVAGRRVPMVGTVTMDQLMIDLGPDGGAAGDEVCLIGSQDGERVTAEEWARLLGTISYEVVCTIGPRVPRVYVDGG; encoded by the coding sequence GTGTCTGACCTGCGTGTCCGCAGCGCGCGCGCCGCTCCACCCGGGCAGCGCCCCACGTGGGTGGAGGTCGACCTCGCAGCGATCAGCGCGAACGTCGCCGCGCTGAAGGCGCAGGCGGCGGCACCCCGCCTCATGGCCGTCGTCAAGGCCGACGGCTACGGCCACGGCATCGCGCCGGCCGCCCGGGCCGCCCTCTCCGGCGGGGCGGACTGGCTGGCCGTCGCCCTCGTCGAGGAGGGCCGCGCGTTGCGCGACGCGGGAATCGACGCGCAGGTGCTCGTCCTCGCCGAGCCGCCGCCCGCCGCGGCGGGGGCGCTGCTCGACGCCGGCCTCGTCGCGAGCGTCTACACCCCGGCGTTCACCGACGCGCTCGACGCCGCGGCGGCCGAGCGCGGGACGCCCGCTGCCGTCCACGTGAAGCTCGACACCGGCATGCGCCGGGTCGGCGTGCCGGCTGACGACTGGGAGGACGCGCTGCGCCGGGTCCGCGACGCGGCGTGGCTGCGCCCGGTCGGCCTGTGGAGCCACTTCGCCGTCGCCGACGAGCCCGACCACCCCTACATCGCCCGCCAGTCCGCGGCGTTCCGGCGGGGACTCGACCTTGCCGCCGCCCTCGGGCTGCGTCCGGAGCTCGTCCACCTGTGCAACTCAGCAGGCACCCTGCACCTGCCCGACGACCACTACGACATGGTCCGCCCGGGCCTGTCGGTGTACGGGCTGGAACCGGCCCCGGGCCTCGCCAGCTCGACGCCGCTGCGCCCCGCGCTCACGTGGTACTCCCGGCTCGCCCTCGTCAAGCGGGTCGCGCGGGGGGAGCCGGTCAGCTACGGGCTGCGATGGAGCCCCGAGCGCGACACGCTCGTCGCCACGGTTCCGGCCGGCTACGCCGACGGCGTCACGCGGGCCCTCACCAACCGCGGCGAGGTCCTCGTCGCGGGCCGCCGCGTGCCCATGGTCGGCACGGTGACCATGGACCAGCTCATGATCGACCTCGGGCCCGACGGGGGCGCGGCGGGCGACGAGGTCTGCCTCATCGGCAGCCAGGACGGCGAACGGGTCACCGCGGAGGAGTGGGCGCGTCTCCTCGGCACGATCAGCTACGAGGTCGTGTGCACCATCGGGCCACGCGTGCCCCGCGTGTACGTGGACGGCGGATGA
- a CDS encoding NAD(P)H-hydrate dehydratase, translating to MSIPLYTPAQVREMDRRAFARGVSGGALMERAAGHLARGVVDVGGRGYGLRVGILAGRGNNGGDGLAAARRLLDAGAAPRVCLVGGAGDLSPDAAEHLARYHAAGGRLVASVGAALAGADVGVDCLLGTGASGQPREPYRSAVGELNRSASFSGGMAVVACDVPTGVDADTGAVPGEAVRADLTVSLGAHKRGLHLWPARGHCGRLVLGDLGIADGADAPVATVLERADVAALLPRLEPTAHKRTRGVVVALAGSAGMSGAAALVARGAMAAGAGLVTLATSGAVLPLVAPAVPEALTAALPDDDPDAAFARLAAALEGADALAVGPGLGRSEAAVALVRRVVAEVDVPLVLDADGINAFSAEADPARPDTLADHASTLLVLTPHAGELARLLPGGRDEAWARRATLVPERAKGWGAVVVAKGAGSLTAAPDGRVWVNPTGGPALATGGTGDVLTGMVATLLAQRPEAESVAVAVYVHGLAGELAASRGERSVTALDVAGAVPAAMRSETGQ from the coding sequence GTGAGCATCCCCCTCTACACTCCCGCGCAGGTCCGGGAGATGGACCGCCGTGCCTTCGCGCGGGGGGTGAGCGGCGGCGCGCTCATGGAACGCGCGGCGGGCCACCTCGCCCGGGGCGTCGTCGACGTCGGCGGTCGCGGCTACGGACTGCGCGTCGGCATCCTCGCCGGGCGCGGCAACAACGGCGGGGACGGCCTCGCCGCCGCGCGGCGGCTGCTCGACGCGGGGGCGGCTCCGCGCGTCTGCCTCGTCGGCGGGGCCGGGGACCTCTCCCCCGACGCCGCGGAGCATCTCGCGCGCTACCACGCCGCCGGTGGACGGCTCGTCGCCAGCGTCGGAGCGGCGCTGGCCGGCGCCGACGTGGGGGTGGACTGCCTGCTCGGCACCGGCGCGTCCGGGCAGCCGCGGGAGCCCTACCGCTCGGCGGTCGGCGAGCTCAACCGGTCCGCGAGCTTCAGCGGCGGCATGGCCGTGGTCGCCTGCGACGTGCCGACGGGAGTCGACGCGGACACGGGCGCGGTGCCGGGCGAGGCGGTGCGCGCCGACCTCACCGTCAGCCTCGGCGCGCACAAGCGCGGCCTGCACCTGTGGCCCGCCCGTGGCCACTGCGGCCGGCTCGTCCTCGGCGACCTCGGCATCGCCGACGGCGCGGACGCCCCGGTCGCCACCGTGCTCGAACGGGCCGACGTCGCCGCCCTGCTGCCCCGTCTCGAGCCGACCGCTCACAAGCGCACGCGCGGGGTCGTCGTCGCGCTCGCCGGGTCCGCGGGCATGAGCGGCGCCGCCGCCCTCGTCGCACGTGGCGCCATGGCCGCCGGGGCGGGTCTCGTCACCCTCGCGACCTCCGGGGCGGTCCTGCCCCTCGTCGCTCCGGCGGTCCCCGAGGCGCTCACCGCGGCGCTGCCCGACGACGACCCCGACGCGGCGTTCGCGCGGCTCGCCGCGGCGCTCGAGGGGGCCGACGCGCTCGCCGTCGGGCCGGGTCTCGGGCGCTCCGAGGCGGCCGTGGCGCTCGTTCGCCGGGTCGTCGCCGAGGTCGACGTGCCCCTCGTGCTCGACGCCGACGGCATCAACGCGTTCAGCGCCGAGGCCGACCCCGCCCGTCCCGACACCCTCGCCGACCACGCGTCGACGCTGCTCGTGCTCACCCCTCACGCCGGGGAGCTCGCCCGCCTGCTGCCCGGCGGGAGGGACGAGGCCTGGGCGCGGCGGGCCACGCTCGTGCCGGAGCGGGCCAAGGGGTGGGGCGCCGTCGTCGTCGCCAAGGGCGCCGGCTCGCTCACCGCTGCGCCCGACGGGCGGGTCTGGGTCAACCCGACGGGTGGCCCGGCCCTCGCCACGGGCGGGACCGGCGACGTGCTGACCGGGATGGTCGCGACCCTGCTCGCACAGCGTCCGGAGGCCGAGTCCGTGGCGGTCGCCGTCTACGTGCACGGCCTGGCGGGGGAGCTCGCCGCGTCTCGGGGCGAGCGCTCCGTCACCGCCCTCGACGTCGCCGGCGCCGTGCCCGCGGCCATGCGCTCGGAGACGGGGCAGTAG
- a CDS encoding holo-ACP synthase codes for MGVVGVGVDALEIARMRTALRRTPGLAARLFTETERVSCTSRCGELRVGGLAARFAAKEAVAKALGTGLRGFAFRDIEVRSDPLGKPEVVLHDGAAAVAERLGVERVHVSLTTSGQLAIAHAVAEGRSGEGAR; via the coding sequence GTGGGCGTCGTCGGGGTGGGCGTGGACGCCCTGGAGATCGCCCGGATGCGCACGGCCCTGCGGCGGACGCCCGGTCTCGCGGCGCGGCTGTTCACCGAGACGGAGCGGGTCAGCTGCACGTCGCGGTGCGGTGAGCTCAGGGTGGGCGGGCTGGCAGCCCGGTTCGCGGCGAAGGAGGCGGTGGCCAAGGCGCTCGGCACCGGCCTGCGCGGCTTCGCGTTCCGCGACATCGAGGTGCGCTCCGACCCGCTCGGCAAACCCGAGGTGGTGCTTCACGACGGCGCGGCCGCGGTCGCCGAGCGTCTCGGCGTCGAGCGGGTGCACGTGTCGCTGACGACGAGCGGGCAGCTCGCGATCGCCCACGCCGTCGCGGAGGGGCGCTCCGGCGAGGGCGCCCGGTGA